In the Primulina eburnea isolate SZY01 chromosome 15, ASM2296580v1, whole genome shotgun sequence genome, ATGCGTGTGTCGACTATATTTAAAGTAGCGTTTAGAAATCCCACACgtatattgaaattatttttgggaccaaattaaattatattatttaaaaataaattttcttataaaagttaacattattaatatttacactcgttatatgttttaatttaaaaggaaaaaagaacACCAAATATACACAAAAATACGTAATTCATCATTCATACTAATTCACAACCAAAAAAAACACTTAGCCATCTAAAAAACAGAACTAAAAGCTGGGGACGACACCGTAGGATGCCTCTAGAGCGACGAAGGACTGAATCTCGAGATCGGATCGCTTTGCGAACCGTCCTTTGATTCTCGGTCGGGTTTCGGCATACGCCTTTCTTGATGCATATCGGATGGTTTTTTCGAACCTCCTGTTCTTTCTCTTTTCTCTATACCTTAGTACCCTCGCCTCCCTGTCGACCCCGGACAACGGGGTGGGGGCGATTTCGTTACTGTCGAAAGCATTCGATACTTCGGCTGTGACATGGTGATCCGGCACCACTCCTACATCGAGGGACGAAGATGAAACCTGTAATTATgtgtttttattcaaatttagaTTGGATTGTTCTAACAAAAGCAATTGCCgataattaaaaagaaaataatagAACATACACTGTGACTTATGGATTGGGAGGTGAAATTGTACATGATGTGCTTCGGACCCGGATAATCCATTTCATAAGCCGGAAACCCGTCCACCACCGGACCCGATCCAATGGTATGATCCGGCACAACTCCGTCCGGCGACAGCTGCTGCTGCTTCTGCTCGTGCGTCTTCTGTTCCCCGGAGAACAGATCAAGATCCAAATACGGATCCATATCTCTGAACAGATACTCGGCGGATTTGTATACGGGCGACCCGGGATCCTCCTCCAGATCCACCCCACCGTTGTCGGTGTTGAGATTAGGGATCAGCCACGACTCCGCCTCCTCCTCCTCGTCCTCCTCCTCGGAAGGGGAGGACTTGTCCGCGGCGCCGTAGAAGGGTGCAACAGGGACACGCTCGTGGCGGCGTGCCAGGGGGTTCGCCGAGTGTATGTCGCGGTCGCAGGCGGCGCAGAGCACGGCGGCGTCGGCCTTGCAGGTGACGCTGGCGGGGGCTTGCTCGCAGACCTCGCAGAGCCAGACGCGGGCGTGGAGCGAAGCCAGCTTGTTGACTGCGTGGACCTTGGCGTCGCAGGCTGTACAGAGGAAAGCCGAGTCCGCGCTGCAGAAGACGGCGGCGGAGGAGGTCttacatgaggtgcaaatcttGGCCGTTAAACTCCATTTGGGAGCCGCCATTTCTATAGGTCTCTATTAGCTGGAGAGAAAATGGGAGAGTGAAGCCATATTTCTATCAAGTGTCGAGTTATATTCGGACAAAGCAGCGAGCAAGTTGGCATGGGTATCATCCCGGTTGACCAATGAAAATATTCCACGTGCTTCTGTGATTCACGCATCTAGTAGCTGTGGGTGGGTGGCTTAGAGAAAATAGGattcattttttatatatatatttaataattaaattaatttaactgcactgattattattattattattattattattatattattatataatactaAATATACATGCTTTATTgggataatttttaaatttatagatTTAAATCCTTACTTTTCTGAAATGACTTTCATCCGCGTGCAATgttgagggtttttaatttaaCCTGATCAGTGTATCAACCTTCTGCCCCGTTTTGACTGCTCTATCATTATacgatcaaaaaaaaaaaaaaaagcacatAACCTTTTATATGAAATTATAGATCTTTAAAGTCCCGTGTTTTAAAAATCATGTGTAAAAAAAACTCCTAAAAAATTGGATAAACGTGGCTAATTTTtagaaggcaaaaacttgtatgagatgatctcacgagtcatattttgtgagacggatcttttatttgggtcatacatgaaaaagtattactttttatgctaagagttttaatttttattgtgaatatcggtagggttgacccgtctcatagataaaaattcgtgagatcgtctcacaagatacatgttctttttaaaaatattgggTTGTAGAAGAGGTTTAATTCAATATATGGAGTTTTatgtttattatatatattgcaaTATGATTAATTGTAATTTGTATTGAATTATTGATTTTACAAGTTGGGCCTTTGGGCCATCAGTTGGAGGTGTCCAAATCTATGAATTGGTCCACTGATTTGATAGAAAAGGAAATGTGGTTAATGCTAACCCCCTAATCTGGAATCTTCGTGGTCCACTTATTACATTATCATTTAGGAATTCTTATCCCATTGTTGTTGTAGGTGCCGGGTGCGCTAGAAGCACCATATACATGAATCGACCACAACGCGCGTGGGATTCATGATAATAATTAAACCTTAAGGCATTgtttggtacatgggataagagagggattgataaataatcctccttatcccatgtttgatacctttttaaaagctcatgataatataatgggcccttgataaataattttttagaaggataaaatatccctaattgaaggtgtgataattttaatttaatgataaaatacactacaaatgacttaattaccctcaatttataaatgatttttttaataaatctatgctagtaggtagaagttaaaatcaaataaatattttatttatttttatatattatataatatgataattatataaatgaattcgagataattatataaataatttttataattctcaataaaattattattatcactcgattaaccttaaaaattgatatttgacttgactcaaaaaatcaagggctcaattatcatattatataatatataaaattaggtaaaaataaataaatcatgcaagtactatcgacacatgaacagataaaaaatatgaactcaagcaacaactttgaaattataaaatttattatgataaggttaattttgtcattacaatctaatatataaatttaatcactcttattaaaatcataccaaatattaaatataatattttacatcttatttatccttaacttatccttatattatatatcatatgtttatcctatcatgtgtaccaaactatgcctaaatGATTACTTCgattcaaattatatatatatgtccgCAGCTGAAGTGGCATCATCTAGTGGACGTGACGAAGTATATCAAAATTCTAGATCTACTATATGAGTGAGCGTCACCTCATAGAAAACATTTTCTTAGAGTCACTGATCGAGTTTTTTTCGGATAAAAACATTGGCAATGCGACACGCATGAAAATGTTTGATGAAATATTGCATAATACGATTTGTACTGAACGTGATTGCACTATCTTAAGGAAGTTTTTTACTACACTTTGTTTTTGGTGGATCGAATATAATTAAGTTCCTCGAGGATATTTGATAGGAAAACATGATTCATAGGCagcaaaatatataaaattcccCAAAGAACAAAATAGAGAATAAATCTTGGTAATTAATTTGGGAGAAAATAAACTCAAAAATAGAGAGTAATTCCCTCAATACTTATTTTACGTGTTATTCAaccgaatttaccaaattgtagTGTGTATTTTGCATGTAATTTATATTGGAtcatgagtgggtctcatgtgataccgtctcacaaatcttaatccgagagacgggtcaaccctactcatattcacaataaaaaataatatttttagcataaaaaaataatattttttcatggatgatccaaataaaagatccgtctcaaaaatacgacccgtgagaccgtctcacacaaatttttgtcttgggATCATATTGCGTTACGTGTGTTGGTCAAAAAATATGTGTTGgtcaaaaaataaattatggggGCCTGACTGAAGATAGTATTGAGCTCGATAATATAACCAAGCCCATATTGTATAATTggagaaataaaggaaaatagGCTGTGGAGAAGAATGGAACCAATCAAAAGAAAGATAATCAGCAatcactttttttaaaaaaatatttttatgggacattttttaattgtttttatgtCTTGGATATTAAATTAGTATAATTAAAATACGAGGATGTCCCATTGTTTTTTCAGTGGAGATAAACATGAACCAAACATGAGATGATTATAGATTGAATTAAAATATGAGGATCTGGCCGGGAAGTAAAATGGGTCGTGGAGAATAATGGAAATAGGAAGGCTAATCTTTAACAATGGTGATAACCGAAAATTGGAAAAGATTTAAGatagatatggtcaaaattcaGGAGACTATGGCATGATTTCTGGTCTTAATTAGCTTCCTCTTCCACCTTATAAATAGAGGCCATGAGTTGAGAGAAAAGGCACACCAAAGCATTAAATCattccatattttcaaaattttaaaatatattcatataAGAATCAAGTATGTTTTCGAAAGTTTTGTTCAAGTACAAGTTTTTCACTCTGTCTCACGTTGAAGTACACTATATTTTGAGTACTGATAAGATTCAACAGGATATATAATGAGATTTTGCGAACTATGATAAGATATAAGTCCTTACATGATGATATTGTAACCGTTATATTGGCTTGTCTCCTTAGAAGAGTGAAAGTTAGAGATTAATATAAGTAAACCATAGAAATAAGATGAATTTCAAGCTACACgaatttgatattttatgatatgatatgtgtTGATGGCTATAAGTTTTGAAATCTTATGTATATATGTTCTCATATGTTTCGAACGACCCACACATTGtgagtatttcacaaaatattcaTATCTTACATTTACTTCTATGAGAAGAATGATGTACATATAAAAGAAGAAAACAAGATCACTTTTTGTAATGGTAGTGAAGCCAACAATCGATTAAGATTATCGTTTTAAATGATGTTATCTACTTATTTTTAAGTCGTACCCTTCCAGTCGTTTGATTTCATTTGAATGGTAAAGACAatgtttattattataatatagaCTAGTTTTGGTTTATATCATGTT is a window encoding:
- the LOC140814567 gene encoding zinc finger protein CONSTANS-LIKE 4-like, with the protein product MAAPKWSLTAKICTSCKTSSAAVFCSADSAFLCTACDAKVHAVNKLASLHARVWLCEVCEQAPASVTCKADAAVLCAACDRDIHSANPLARRHERVPVAPFYGAADKSSPSEEEDEEEEAESWLIPNLNTDNGGVDLEEDPGSPVYKSAEYLFRDMDPYLDLDLFSGEQKTHEQKQQQLSPDGVVPDHTIGSGPVVDGFPAYEMDYPGPKHIMYNFTSQSISHSVSSSSLDVGVVPDHHVTAEVSNAFDSNEIAPTPLSGVDREARVLRYREKRKNRRFEKTIRYASRKAYAETRPRIKGRFAKRSDLEIQSFVALEASYGVVPSF